One Loxodonta africana isolate mLoxAfr1 chromosome 8, mLoxAfr1.hap2, whole genome shotgun sequence DNA window includes the following coding sequences:
- the RARRES2 gene encoding retinoic acid receptor responder protein 2 isoform X2: MKRLLITLALCLGALDPGRAELSASQRQGLQVALAEFHQHPPVHWAFRETSVDRATDKPLPAGIFVRLEFKLQQTNCRKEDWKKPECKIKPNGRKRTCLACIKLGSEDRVLGRLVHCPIQTQAPQEPEGHREAQCSRVERAGEDPHGYYFPGQFAFFKALPPD; the protein is encoded by the exons ATGAAGCGGCTGCTGATCACGCTAGCCCTGTGTTTGGGCGCGTTGGACCCGGGCCGGGCCGAGCTCTCCGCCTCACAGCGTCAGGGCCTGCAGGTGGCCCTGGCCGAGTTCCACCAGCATCCTCCCGTACACTGGGCCTTCAGGGAAACCAGCGTGGACAGGGCGACCGATAAG CCATTGCCAGCAGGGATCTTTGTGAGGCTGGAATTTAAGCTGCAGCAGACAAACTGTCGGAAGGAGGACTGGAAGAAGCCCGAGTGCAAAATCAAACCCAACGGG CGGAAGCGAACATGCCTGGCCTGCATCAAACTGGGCTCTGAGGACAGAGTTCTGGGCCGGTTGGTCCACTGCCCCATCCAGACACAGGCTCCTCAG GAGCCTGAGGGACACCGGGAGGCCCAGTGCTCCCGGGTGGAGCGGGCCGGTGAGGACCCCCACGGCTACTACTTCCCAGGACAGTTCGCCTTCTTCAAGGCCCTACCCCCTGACTGA
- the LRRC61 gene encoding leucine-rich repeat-containing protein 61, with product MEPQGKKPEEGDGDRVTARLLKARTGEFALDSILLLKLRGLGLVDLGCLGECLGLEWLDLSGNALTHLGPLAALRQLAVLNVSHNRLTGLEPLAACESLQSLNAAGNMLVGPGQLQCLVGLRGLENLRLRDPLARLSNPLCSSPSYRAVVRELLPGLKVIDGERVTGCGSELYQLCRDLDSTLWSSPSPSPQATKAQPWVQPGYWESWPARSGSILEEACRQFQATLQECWDLDRQANDSLAQAKQALSPAGAPSSFVF from the coding sequence ATGGAGCCTCAAGGCAAGAAGCCGGAGGAGGGTGACGGGGACCGTGTAACGGCCCGGCTGCTGAAGGCACGCACAGGCGAGTTTGCCCTGGACTCCATCCTCTTGCTGAAGCTGCGCGGCCTGGGGCTGGTGGACTTGGGCTGCCTGGGCGAGTGCCTGGGCCTGGAGTGGCTGGACCTGTCAGGCAATGCACTCACCCATCTTGGCCCACTGGCCGCCCTGCGCCAGCTGGCCGTGCTCAATGTCTCCCACAACCGGCTGACCGGGCTGGAGCCGCTGGCTGCCTGCGAGAGCCTGCAGAGCCTCAATGCTGCGGGCAACATGCTGGTTGGCCCTGGCCAGCTGCAATGTCTGGTGGGACTGCGGGGCCTCGAGAACTTGCGGCTCCGGGACCCCCTCGCCAGGCTCAGCAATCCCCTGTGCTCCAGTCCCTCCTACCGGGCTGTGGTCCGAGAGCTGCTGCCAGGCCTGAAGGTGATTGACGGGGAGCGAGTGACGGGATGTGGCAGCGAGCTCTACCAGTTGTGTCGAGACCTGGACAGCACCCTGTGGTCCAGCCCCAGCCCAAGCCCCCAGGCCACCAAGGCCCAGCCGTGGGTGCAGCCTGGCTACTGGGAGTCCTGGCCAGCACGGAGCGGCTCCATCCTGGAGGAGGCCTGCCGGCAATTCCAGGCCACACTACAGGAGTGCTGGGACTTGGACCGCCAGGCCAACGACAGCCTGGCCCAGGCTAAGCAGGCGCTAAGCCCAGCAGGAGCCCCTTCCTCCTTCGTGTTCTGA
- the RARRES2 gene encoding retinoic acid receptor responder protein 2 isoform X1 — MCPVMKRLLITLALCLGALDPGRAELSASQRQGLQVALAEFHQHPPVHWAFRETSVDRATDKPLPAGIFVRLEFKLQQTNCRKEDWKKPECKIKPNGRKRTCLACIKLGSEDRVLGRLVHCPIQTQAPQEPEGHREAQCSRVERAGEDPHGYYFPGQFAFFKALPPD, encoded by the exons ATG TGCCCAGTGATGAAGCGGCTGCTGATCACGCTAGCCCTGTGTTTGGGCGCGTTGGACCCGGGCCGGGCCGAGCTCTCCGCCTCACAGCGTCAGGGCCTGCAGGTGGCCCTGGCCGAGTTCCACCAGCATCCTCCCGTACACTGGGCCTTCAGGGAAACCAGCGTGGACAGGGCGACCGATAAG CCATTGCCAGCAGGGATCTTTGTGAGGCTGGAATTTAAGCTGCAGCAGACAAACTGTCGGAAGGAGGACTGGAAGAAGCCCGAGTGCAAAATCAAACCCAACGGG CGGAAGCGAACATGCCTGGCCTGCATCAAACTGGGCTCTGAGGACAGAGTTCTGGGCCGGTTGGTCCACTGCCCCATCCAGACACAGGCTCCTCAG GAGCCTGAGGGACACCGGGAGGCCCAGTGCTCCCGGGTGGAGCGGGCCGGTGAGGACCCCCACGGCTACTACTTCCCAGGACAGTTCGCCTTCTTCAAGGCCCTACCCCCTGACTGA
- the RARRES2 gene encoding retinoic acid receptor responder protein 2 isoform X3, with the protein MCPVMKRLLITLALCLGALDPGRAELSASQRQGLQVALAEFHQHPPVHWAFRETSVDRATDKPLPAGIFVRLEFKLQQTNCRKEDWKKPECKIKPNGRKRTCLACIKLGSEDRVLGRLVHCPIQTQAPQNSAPLPG; encoded by the exons ATG TGCCCAGTGATGAAGCGGCTGCTGATCACGCTAGCCCTGTGTTTGGGCGCGTTGGACCCGGGCCGGGCCGAGCTCTCCGCCTCACAGCGTCAGGGCCTGCAGGTGGCCCTGGCCGAGTTCCACCAGCATCCTCCCGTACACTGGGCCTTCAGGGAAACCAGCGTGGACAGGGCGACCGATAAG CCATTGCCAGCAGGGATCTTTGTGAGGCTGGAATTTAAGCTGCAGCAGACAAACTGTCGGAAGGAGGACTGGAAGAAGCCCGAGTGCAAAATCAAACCCAACGGG CGGAAGCGAACATGCCTGGCCTGCATCAAACTGGGCTCTGAGGACAGAGTTCTGGGCCGGTTGGTCCACTGCCCCATCCAGACACAGGCTCCTCAG AATTCAGCCCCACTCCCTGGATAA